One genomic window of bacterium includes the following:
- the rpmB gene encoding 50S ribosomal protein L28, translating to MAQICDVCGKGPQFGNKISHAHNVTKRRFNPNLQSVRVTDDKGRTHRALVCTRCLRSGKVAKRVS from the coding sequence ATGGCTCAGATTTGCGATGTCTGCGGCAAGGGGCCGCAGTTCGGCAACAAGATCAGCCACGCCCACAACGTGACGAAGCGCCGCTTCAACCCGAACCTGCAGAGCGTCCGCGTGACCGACGACAAGGGGCGGACGCACCGCGCCCTCGTCTGCACGCGCTGCCTCCGCTCCGGCAAGGTCGCGAAGCGCGTTTCCTGA
- a CDS encoding PilN domain-containing protein, with product MIRVNLLEKRQEAPAAAPKPQVTTGGASGILAFVVVLLGIAAAGVHWYQLDHRINGMRDEIRQADDRIAQLKKALQTMDEYKAKKAALEHRVEIISDLKRRQNVPVVLLDMVSRQLPDFLWLEALEEKGGQISMRGKATTYNAVSNFYNNLKDSPFFGDVTLGVTQKAPEGVSFVLTCRFKPPQAPAEAAPQPAAPAAPRKG from the coding sequence ATGATCCGCGTCAACCTGCTGGAGAAGCGCCAGGAGGCGCCGGCCGCCGCGCCGAAGCCGCAGGTCACGACGGGAGGCGCCTCCGGCATTCTCGCCTTCGTCGTCGTGCTGCTCGGCATCGCCGCGGCCGGGGTCCACTGGTACCAGCTCGACCACCGCATCAACGGCATGCGGGACGAAATCCGCCAGGCCGACGACCGCATCGCGCAGCTGAAGAAGGCGCTGCAGACGATGGACGAGTACAAGGCCAAGAAGGCGGCGCTCGAACACCGCGTGGAGATCATCTCCGACCTCAAGCGGCGGCAGAACGTCCCCGTCGTGCTGCTCGACATGGTCAGCCGCCAGCTTCCCGACTTCCTCTGGCTCGAGGCGCTCGAGGAGAAGGGCGGGCAGATCTCGATGCGCGGCAAGGCGACGACCTACAACGCCGTGTCGAACTTCTACAACAACCTCAAGGACTCGCCTTTCTTCGGCGACGTCACCTTGGGCGTGACGCAGAAGGCCCCGGAAGGGGTCAGCTTCGTCCTGACCTGCCGCTTCAAGCCGCCCCAGGCGCCGGCCGAGGCCGCGCCGCAGCCCGCCGCCCCGGCGGCCCCGCGGAAGGGGTGA
- a CDS encoding type 4a pilus biogenesis protein PilO, whose product MNLKNMPVWAQLLLALAAAAAIYGSQWKLPPLNFSEKYGQIEELQKQLDQRNEEIRKGELALKKLEELKRETAALERKLDDLKQILPTEPEMGDLLKWIKSLADQTNLDLIVFNPQPLADREFLREQPIVMQVVGNYHQLGLFYDRISKYARIINVEDVRINPNMDRKVKATIRADFVAKTYIYKEEKAAPQKGPGGGA is encoded by the coding sequence ATGAACCTGAAGAACATGCCCGTCTGGGCGCAGCTGCTGCTCGCCTTGGCCGCCGCGGCCGCGATCTACGGCTCCCAGTGGAAGCTGCCGCCGCTCAACTTCTCCGAGAAGTACGGCCAGATCGAAGAACTGCAGAAGCAGCTCGACCAGCGGAACGAAGAGATCCGCAAGGGCGAGCTGGCGCTCAAGAAGCTCGAAGAGCTGAAGCGGGAAACCGCGGCGCTGGAGCGGAAGCTCGACGACCTCAAGCAGATCCTTCCCACCGAACCGGAGATGGGCGATCTGCTCAAGTGGATCAAGAGCCTCGCCGACCAGACGAACCTCGACCTGATCGTCTTCAACCCGCAGCCGCTCGCCGACCGCGAGTTCCTGCGCGAGCAGCCGATCGTGATGCAGGTCGTCGGGAACTACCACCAGCTCGGCCTGTTCTACGACCGCATCAGCAAGTACGCCCGGATCATCAACGTCGAGGACGTGCGGATCAACCCCAACATGGACCGCAAGGTCAAGGCCACGATCCGGGCGGACTTCGTCGCCAAGACCTACATCTACAAAGAAGAAAAGGCGGCCCCGCAGAAGGGTCCGGGAGGTGGGGCGTGA
- a CDS encoding pilus assembly protein PilM yields MIFGRPKDLVGLDIGDSSIKVVELKELGRGRGWEVQSLAIEPLPQEAIVDGTIMDAGLVVDTLRRVWNQHKIRNRRVATALSGHSVIIRRINLPTMSLQELDDQIRWEAEQYIPFDIKDVSLDYHVLEGSSLAGEGNMDVILVAARKEKIEDYTSVIGQAGLEPTVVDVGTFAALNCFEANYEDEMPGSAALIDIGASVTSIAILHHGVSVFWRDISIGGNQYTDTLQRELNLSREQAEAAKRGDVIEGVSSSQAQEVLASVNEELCHEIQRTVDFVKAFAGSENPLEAIFITGGGSRMGGLNEALGAQFGARVERLDPFRRVRLPARLDAEQTDAAPHAAVAVGLALRKVGDR; encoded by the coding sequence ATGATTTTCGGTCGGCCTAAGGACCTCGTCGGGCTGGACATTGGCGACAGCTCGATCAAGGTCGTCGAACTGAAGGAGCTCGGCCGGGGCCGCGGCTGGGAAGTGCAGTCGCTGGCGATCGAACCGCTCCCGCAGGAAGCGATCGTGGACGGCACCATCATGGACGCCGGCCTCGTCGTGGACACCCTGCGCCGCGTCTGGAACCAGCACAAGATCCGCAACCGCCGCGTGGCGACGGCGCTGTCCGGCCACTCGGTGATTATCCGGCGGATCAACCTGCCGACGATGTCGCTGCAGGAGCTGGACGACCAGATCCGCTGGGAGGCCGAACAGTACATCCCCTTCGACATCAAGGACGTCTCCCTCGACTACCACGTGCTCGAGGGCTCGTCGTTGGCCGGCGAAGGGAACATGGACGTCATCCTCGTCGCCGCGCGCAAGGAGAAGATCGAGGACTACACCTCGGTCATCGGCCAGGCGGGGCTGGAGCCGACGGTCGTCGACGTCGGCACGTTCGCCGCGCTGAACTGCTTCGAGGCGAACTACGAGGACGAGATGCCCGGTTCGGCGGCGCTGATCGACATCGGCGCCTCGGTGACCAGCATCGCGATCCTGCACCACGGCGTCTCCGTCTTCTGGCGCGACATCTCGATCGGCGGCAACCAGTACACCGACACGCTGCAGCGCGAGCTGAACCTCTCCCGCGAACAGGCGGAGGCGGCGAAGCGCGGCGACGTGATCGAAGGCGTCTCGTCGTCGCAGGCGCAGGAAGTCCTCGCCTCCGTCAACGAGGAGCTCTGCCACGAGATCCAGCGCACCGTGGATTTCGTCAAGGCGTTCGCCGGCAGCGAGAACCCGCTGGAGGCGATCTTCATCACCGGCGGCGGCTCGCGCATGGGCGGCCTGAACGAGGCCCTCGGGGCGCAGTTCGGCGCCCGCGTGGAGCGGCTCGACCCGTTCCGCCGCGTCCGCCTGCCGGCGCGGCTGGACGCCGAGCAGACCGACGCCGCGCCGCACGCCGCGGTCGCGGTCGGCTTGGCGCTCAGGAAGGTGGGTGACCGATGA